The following coding sequences lie in one Mesorhizobium sp. DCY119 genomic window:
- the corA gene encoding magnesium/cobalt transporter CorA gives MIKAFVLDNDRLRPVDDLEANKDAVIWADLVVPTKEEEVEVEKWLGVGVPTREEMEEIEISSRLYIENGAYFMTATLPAKTDEDHPIMSPVTFVLSGKRLITIRYHEPRAFQTFPLRAEKVTMGCTNGETILVSLLEAIVDRLADVLERIGHDIDTISHGIFQSSEKNASKRDHDFKKVLQAIGRKEELTSNIRESLMTLQRLSGFLGNVTMQAKSKDVRARVKTLSRDVSSLTDHASFLSNKITFLLDATLGMINIEQNGIIKIFSVAAVVFLPPTLVASIYGMNFDIMPELKWLLGYPFALCLMVLSAILPYLYFKRRGWL, from the coding sequence ATGATCAAGGCCTTTGTCCTCGACAATGATCGCCTGCGCCCCGTGGACGATCTCGAGGCGAATAAGGATGCGGTGATCTGGGCCGATCTCGTTGTCCCCACCAAGGAAGAAGAGGTGGAAGTCGAGAAGTGGCTCGGCGTTGGCGTACCGACGCGCGAGGAGATGGAGGAGATCGAGATTTCCTCGCGTCTCTATATCGAGAACGGCGCCTACTTCATGACCGCCACGCTGCCAGCGAAGACGGATGAGGATCATCCCATCATGTCGCCGGTGACCTTCGTGCTGTCGGGCAAACGACTGATCACCATTCGCTACCACGAACCACGTGCGTTCCAGACCTTTCCGCTGCGCGCCGAAAAAGTCACCATGGGCTGCACCAATGGCGAGACCATCCTCGTCAGTCTGCTCGAAGCGATCGTCGACCGCCTTGCAGACGTTCTGGAGCGTATCGGCCACGACATCGACACCATTTCGCACGGCATCTTCCAGTCATCCGAAAAGAATGCCTCCAAGCGCGACCACGACTTCAAGAAGGTACTGCAGGCCATCGGCCGCAAGGAAGAACTGACCTCCAACATCCGCGAAAGCCTGATGACGCTTCAGCGGCTCTCAGGGTTTCTCGGCAACGTCACCATGCAGGCCAAGAGCAAGGATGTGCGCGCCCGCGTCAAAACGCTGTCGCGGGACGTCTCGTCACTGACCGACCACGCCTCGTTCCTATCCAACAAGATCACCTTCCTGCTCGACGCCACGCTGGGCATGATCAACATCGAGCAGAATGGCATCATCAAGATCTTCTCGGTGGCTGCCGTGGTCTTCCTGCCGCCGACGCTCGTCGCCTCCATCTACGGCATGAATTTCGACATCATGCCCGAACTGAAGTGGCTTCTCGGCTATCCCTTTGCGCTTTGCCTGATGGTCCTGTCGGCCATCCTGCCCTACCTCTATTTCAAGCGGCGCGGCTGGCTGTAA
- a CDS encoding DUF6364 family protein, with amino-acid sequence MKNLTISLKEELLQDTRVNAAKAGKSMSQYVADLLERETSQETTKAHEIKRRLEALQRVFDGPKLPISENGRMPTAEERNARR; translated from the coding sequence ATGAAAAACCTGACCATATCACTGAAAGAAGAGTTGCTGCAGGACACCAGAGTGAACGCAGCCAAGGCTGGCAAGAGCATGTCGCAATATGTCGCCGACTTGCTGGAACGGGAAACCTCCCAGGAAACCACCAAAGCACACGAGATAAAGCGCCGGCTGGAGGCTTTGCAGCGTGTCTTCGACGGGCCTAAGCTTCCTATTTCCGAAAATGGGCGCATGCCTACTGCGGAAGAGCGGAATGCCAGGCGCTAA
- a CDS encoding MaoC family dehydratase — protein MTTKKWAYEDFPEGGSIDLGTKIVTAAEIIEFAGEFDPQPMHLDEEAGKASILGGLSASGWHTCAMFMRMMCDAFLLDSTSQGAPGIEYARWKKPVLAGDTLTGRSSVLAKRLSKSRPTLGFVTCRHELFNQKGESVIELENTGMFLTREGTA, from the coding sequence ATGACCACCAAGAAATGGGCCTATGAGGATTTCCCCGAAGGCGGCTCGATCGACCTCGGCACGAAAATTGTCACCGCAGCCGAGATCATAGAATTCGCCGGCGAATTCGATCCTCAGCCGATGCACCTTGATGAGGAAGCAGGCAAGGCGAGCATTCTCGGTGGCCTTTCCGCATCCGGCTGGCACACCTGCGCGATGTTCATGCGCATGATGTGCGATGCCTTCCTGCTCGACTCTACCTCCCAGGGCGCGCCGGGCATCGAATATGCCCGCTGGAAGAAGCCGGTGCTGGCCGGCGACACCCTGACCGGCCGCAGCTCCGTCCTTGCCAAGCGGCTGTCGAAATCGCGGCCGACGCTCGGCTTCGTCACCTGCCGCCACGAACTCTTCAACCAGAAGGGCGAAAGCGTGATCGAGCTGGAAAACACCGGGATGTTCCTGACGCGTGAGGGCACGGCATGA
- a CDS encoding DUF6665 family protein — protein MSLRPPGKYSHPSQETGFNVLEHEMLAEMAVSLGRAGQRAEEALALLRDHHGDEATRPKLLKAAARAVHAYFIQRELCGLRRHDDVIRDLAIPKEVLVRLGAM, from the coding sequence ATGTCGCTTCGTCCCCCGGGCAAGTATTCGCATCCATCGCAGGAAACCGGCTTCAACGTGCTCGAGCACGAGATGCTGGCGGAAATGGCCGTATCGCTCGGACGCGCCGGACAGCGCGCCGAAGAGGCGCTGGCGCTGCTGCGCGATCACCATGGCGACGAGGCAACGAGACCGAAGCTGCTGAAAGCGGCGGCGCGGGCCGTGCATGCCTATTTCATCCAGCGCGAGCTTTGCGGCCTGCGCCGCCATGACGACGTGATCCGCGATCTCGCCATTCCGAAGGAAGTGCTGGTCAGGCTCGGGGCGATGTGA
- a CDS encoding cupin domain-containing protein, which yields MVTVIDRDGWAESPTLWHGELPGTACGSPVSIIFNSLETIGSGPRLHRHPYAETFIIRSGRARFTVGDQQIEARAGMVLVAPANTPHKFENIGPDLLETIDIHASDSFITEWLE from the coding sequence ATGGTGACCGTGATCGATCGCGATGGATGGGCCGAATCGCCGACCTTGTGGCACGGCGAGTTGCCAGGTACCGCATGCGGCTCACCGGTTTCGATAATCTTCAACAGCTTGGAAACGATCGGCAGCGGGCCAAGGCTGCACCGGCATCCTTATGCCGAAACCTTCATCATCCGGTCCGGCCGCGCCCGCTTCACGGTTGGTGACCAGCAGATCGAAGCACGGGCCGGCATGGTCCTTGTCGCACCGGCCAACACGCCGCACAAATTCGAAAACATCGGTCCCGACCTGCTGGAAACGATCGACATTCACGCCAGCGATAGTTTCATCACCGAATGGCTCGAATGA
- a CDS encoding MaoC family dehydratase, with product MTLDEFLGIGTTVTLGSHRFEPEAIKAFAAKYDPQPFHMDEKKAENSVFGRLCASGWHTTATWMRYNLEQQALADGKWDGPGPKPEFGPSPGFKNLKWLKPVYAGETVTFTRTGLSHRPVASRPGWRLVTIRADAFDSTGDKVLEFESAVLLKAD from the coding sequence ATGACGCTGGACGAATTCCTCGGCATCGGCACCACGGTCACGCTCGGGTCGCACAGATTCGAGCCCGAAGCCATCAAGGCTTTTGCCGCCAAGTATGACCCGCAGCCTTTTCACATGGATGAGAAGAAGGCCGAGAACAGCGTGTTCGGCAGGCTCTGCGCCTCCGGCTGGCACACCACCGCGACCTGGATGCGTTACAATCTTGAACAACAGGCGCTGGCAGACGGTAAATGGGACGGCCCCGGCCCGAAGCCGGAATTCGGCCCCTCACCCGGCTTCAAGAACCTGAAATGGCTGAAGCCGGTCTATGCCGGCGAAACAGTAACCTTCACCCGCACCGGCTTGAGCCATAGGCCGGTCGCCAGCCGTCCCGGATGGCGTCTCGTAACCATACGCGCCGACGCCTTCGATTCGACCGGCGACAAGGTTCTGGAATTCGAAAGCGCGGTTCTGCTGAAGGCGGATTGA
- a CDS encoding adenine phosphoribosyltransferase has protein sequence MKSSLEETLISAIRNIPDYPKPGIMFRDITTLLGNARAFRRAIDELVHPYAGSKIDKIAGIEARGFILGGAMAHQLSSGFIPIRKKGKLPHETVRVAYSLEYGLDEMEMHKDAVTAGEKVILVDDLIATGGTAEGAVKLLRQMGADIVAACFVIDLPELGGRAKLEALDVPVRTLVSFDGH, from the coding sequence ATGAAATCCTCCCTCGAAGAAACCTTGATCTCCGCGATCCGCAACATTCCGGACTATCCAAAGCCGGGCATCATGTTTCGCGACATCACCACGCTGCTCGGCAATGCGCGGGCTTTCCGGCGCGCCATAGACGAGCTGGTGCACCCCTATGCCGGCTCGAAGATCGACAAGATCGCCGGCATCGAGGCGCGGGGTTTCATCCTTGGCGGGGCGATGGCGCACCAGCTCTCGTCAGGCTTTATTCCGATCCGCAAGAAGGGAAAGCTGCCGCACGAGACCGTGCGGGTGGCCTACAGCCTGGAATACGGTCTGGACGAGATGGAGATGCACAAGGACGCCGTCACGGCCGGTGAGAAGGTTATCCTCGTCGACGACCTGATTGCCACCGGAGGCACGGCTGAGGGCGCGGTGAAGCTGCTGCGCCAGATGGGCGCCGACATCGTCGCTGCCTGCTTCGTCATCGACCTGCCGGAACTCGGCGGCCGGGCAAAGCTGGAGGCGCTGGACGTGCCGGTGAGGACGCTGGTCTCATTCGACGGGCATTGA
- the pth gene encoding aminoacyl-tRNA hydrolase: MLLFAGLGNPGAKYANNRHNVGFMAAEAIARRHDFSPWSKKFQGLIAEGKLDGEKVILLKPQTFMNLSGQSVGEALRFYKLQPSDLTVFYDELDLVSGKVRVKTGGGAGGHNGIRSIDQHIARDYRRVRIGIGHPGVKEMVHNHVLGDFAKADSEWLDVLLDSIADNAPLLIKGDESGFMNRITLALRDKLQPTGTDDTPPPKAPKAQSHIRQARKPQAPAVKIPESGPMAAMLKKLFGGKE; this comes from the coding sequence ATGCTGCTTTTTGCAGGTCTCGGCAATCCGGGTGCCAAATATGCCAACAACCGGCACAATGTCGGCTTCATGGCGGCGGAGGCAATCGCCCGCCGCCATGATTTTTCGCCCTGGTCGAAGAAGTTCCAGGGTCTGATCGCCGAAGGCAAGCTCGACGGCGAAAAAGTCATCCTGCTGAAGCCCCAGACTTTCATGAACCTGTCCGGCCAGTCAGTCGGCGAGGCGCTACGCTTCTACAAGCTACAGCCTTCTGATCTCACCGTCTTCTACGACGAGTTGGACCTTGTTTCCGGCAAGGTGCGGGTGAAGACCGGCGGCGGCGCCGGCGGCCACAACGGCATCCGCTCGATCGACCAGCACATCGCCAGGGATTACCGCCGCGTGCGCATCGGCATCGGCCATCCGGGCGTCAAGGAAATGGTGCACAACCATGTACTCGGCGACTTCGCCAAGGCCGACAGTGAATGGCTGGACGTGCTTCTGGACTCAATAGCGGACAACGCCCCTTTGCTCATCAAGGGCGACGAAAGCGGCTTCATGAACCGCATCACGCTGGCACTGCGCGACAAGCTGCAGCCGACCGGCACCGACGATACCCCACCGCCGAAGGCACCAAAGGCTCAAAGCCACATCAGGCAGGCTCGCAAACCGCAGGCGCCGGCTGTAAAAATTCCCGAGAGCGGCCCGATGGCCGCAATGCTGAAGAAGCTGTTCGGCGGCAAAGAGTGA
- a CDS encoding PIN domain-containing protein yields MPGAKVFIDSNTFLYTFDVYEEEKRPVAQRWLGYLSDRDCGVTNLQVLNEIANVAIRKSAKFGDTNVFFRIDAFAAFGSNPLRLETAISARAIHLTFRFSWWDCLLLASALELGCKYFLSEDLKDCQVIEGLTIIDPFAHSPEQILVSR; encoded by the coding sequence ATGCCAGGCGCTAAGGTCTTCATCGACAGCAATACATTTCTCTATACTTTTGACGTCTATGAAGAGGAGAAGAGGCCCGTAGCGCAGCGCTGGCTGGGATATCTGTCCGATCGCGATTGCGGCGTTACCAACCTTCAGGTGCTGAACGAAATTGCCAATGTTGCGATACGCAAGTCGGCCAAATTCGGCGACACCAACGTATTTTTCAGGATCGATGCCTTCGCTGCATTCGGCTCAAATCCACTTCGGCTCGAAACGGCAATCTCAGCTCGCGCAATCCATCTTACCTTTCGCTTCTCCTGGTGGGACTGCCTTCTCCTCGCCTCAGCGCTCGAACTGGGCTGCAAATACTTCCTTTCCGAGGATTTGAAGGACTGTCAGGTCATCGAAGGCTTGACGATCATCGACCCTTTCGCCCATAGCCCTGAACAAATCTTGGTTTCTCGATAA
- the petA gene encoding ubiquinol-cytochrome c reductase iron-sulfur subunit — MSANDTIDPTRRDFLYVATGMAGVVGAGAVAWPFIDQMRPDASTLAASSVEVDVSSLTPGMSLTVKWRGKPVAIRNRTEKEMKDAEAVSLSDLKDPLARNANLASDAPATDANRTVPGKEAWMVMVQVCTHLGCIPLGEQGEYGGWFCPCHGSAYDTAGRIRKGPAPENMAIPIFSFISDTSIRIG; from the coding sequence GTGAGCGCAAACGACACGATCGACCCAACCCGTCGTGATTTTCTTTATGTGGCGACCGGCATGGCTGGCGTCGTTGGCGCTGGTGCGGTCGCCTGGCCGTTCATCGACCAGATGCGCCCCGACGCCTCGACGCTTGCAGCCTCCTCGGTCGAGGTCGACGTTTCGTCGCTGACGCCGGGCATGTCGCTGACGGTCAAGTGGCGCGGCAAGCCGGTGGCTATCCGCAACCGCACGGAAAAAGAAATGAAGGATGCCGAGGCTGTCAGCCTTAGCGACCTCAAGGATCCGCTTGCGCGCAACGCCAATCTGGCCAGCGACGCGCCCGCGACCGACGCGAACCGCACCGTGCCGGGCAAGGAAGCCTGGATGGTGATGGTTCAGGTCTGCACCCATCTTGGCTGCATCCCGCTCGGCGAGCAGGGTGAATATGGCGGCTGGTTCTGCCCGTGCCACGGCTCGGCATACGATACGGCCGGGCGCATTCGCAAAGGACCGGCGCCTGAGAACATGGCGATCCCGATATTCTCGTTCATTTCCGACACTTCGATCCGGATCGGCTAA
- a CDS encoding 50S ribosomal protein L25/general stress protein Ctc, which produces MSHDTYELKAEAREQVGKGSARAVRRNGKVPAVIYGDKQPPLAIALSYKDIYYKIHGGGFKTTIATIDLDGKKIQVLPKDYQLDPVRDFPMHVDFLRVGKNTEVNVNVPVHFTNEEKSPGIKRGGVLNIVRHDVEFHCPANAIPEFIEVDLTGLDIGDSVHISAIKLPKDVKPVISDRDFTIATVAAPAGLKSEDNAAEATAETATETEAETEE; this is translated from the coding sequence ATGAGCCACGATACTTATGAGCTCAAGGCCGAAGCTCGCGAACAGGTCGGTAAGGGGTCCGCCCGTGCAGTTCGCCGCAACGGTAAAGTGCCTGCAGTTATTTACGGCGACAAGCAGCCTCCCCTGGCGATCGCCCTGTCCTACAAGGACATCTACTACAAGATCCACGGCGGCGGTTTCAAAACCACCATCGCGACGATCGACCTTGACGGCAAGAAGATCCAGGTCCTGCCGAAGGATTACCAGCTCGACCCGGTCCGTGACTTCCCCATGCATGTGGATTTCCTGCGCGTCGGCAAGAACACCGAAGTCAACGTCAACGTTCCGGTTCACTTCACCAATGAAGAGAAGTCGCCCGGCATCAAGCGCGGCGGCGTTCTCAACATCGTGCGCCATGACGTGGAATTCCACTGCCCGGCCAATGCGATCCCGGAATTCATCGAAGTCGACCTCACCGGTCTCGACATCGGCGATTCGGTTCACATCTCGGCCATCAAGCTGCCCAAGGACGTGAAGCCGGTCATCTCCGATCGCGACTTCACCATCGCGACCGTTGCCGCACCTGCCGGCCTCAAGAGCGAAGACAACGCAGCCGAAGCCACGGCCGAAACTGCAACCGAGACCGAGGCTGAAACCGAAGAGTAA
- a CDS encoding cytochrome b N-terminal domain-containing protein yields MSGGHSTYSPKTGIERWFDARMPLPRLIHDSFVSFPVPRNLNYAYTFGGILSLMLGAQILTGIVLAMHYAADTTLAFQSVEKIMRDVNSGWLLRYLHSNGASMFFIAVYIHIMRGLYYGSYKAPRELLWILGCIIYLLMMATGFMGYVLPWGQMSFWGATVITGFFTAIPLVGEWIQQLLLGGFAVDNPTLNRFFALHYLLPFMIAGVVILHIWALHVVGQTNPTGIEIKSKTDTVAFTPYATIKDAFGMVVFLAVFAYFVFYIPNYLGHPDNYIVADSLKTPAHIVPEWYYLPFYAILRAITFNIGPIDSKLGGVLAMFGAIAVLFFVPWLDTSKVRSAVYRPWYKLFFWLFVANAIFLGWLGSRPAEGTYVALAQASTLYYFAFFLVIMPVLGLIETPRRLPNSITEAVLEKNKSGSGHPAGAAASPETKG; encoded by the coding sequence ATGAGCGGTGGACACTCGACCTATTCGCCAAAAACAGGCATCGAACGCTGGTTCGACGCGCGCATGCCATTGCCGCGCCTCATCCATGATTCGTTCGTCTCTTTTCCGGTTCCGCGTAACCTGAACTATGCCTACACCTTCGGCGGCATCCTTTCGCTGATGCTGGGCGCGCAGATCCTGACCGGCATCGTGCTGGCCATGCACTATGCGGCAGACACGACGCTGGCTTTCCAGTCGGTCGAAAAGATCATGCGTGACGTGAATTCGGGCTGGCTGCTGCGCTACCTGCATTCCAACGGCGCTTCGATGTTCTTTATTGCGGTCTATATCCACATCATGCGCGGCCTCTACTACGGCTCATACAAGGCGCCGCGTGAGTTGCTCTGGATTCTCGGCTGCATCATTTACCTCCTGATGATGGCGACCGGTTTCATGGGCTACGTGCTGCCTTGGGGCCAGATGTCCTTCTGGGGCGCCACCGTCATCACCGGCTTCTTCACCGCCATTCCGCTGGTGGGCGAGTGGATCCAGCAGCTTCTGCTTGGTGGCTTCGCCGTCGACAATCCGACGCTGAACCGCTTCTTTGCGCTGCACTACCTGCTGCCCTTCATGATCGCCGGCGTCGTCATTCTTCATATCTGGGCGCTGCATGTGGTCGGCCAGACCAACCCGACCGGCATCGAGATCAAGTCGAAGACCGACACCGTGGCCTTCACGCCCTATGCGACCATCAAGGATGCGTTCGGCATGGTCGTGTTCCTCGCCGTGTTCGCCTACTTCGTCTTCTACATCCCGAACTATCTCGGCCACCCCGACAACTACATCGTTGCCGACTCGCTGAAGACGCCGGCCCATATCGTGCCTGAATGGTACTACCTGCCGTTCTACGCGATCCTGCGCGCCATCACCTTCAACATCGGTCCGATCGACTCGAAGCTCGGCGGCGTGCTGGCCATGTTCGGCGCCATCGCGGTCCTGTTCTTCGTGCCGTGGCTGGATACGTCGAAGGTTCGTTCGGCCGTCTATCGCCCATGGTACAAGCTGTTCTTCTGGCTGTTCGTTGCCAATGCCATCTTCCTCGGCTGGCTCGGTTCGCGCCCCGCGGAAGGCACCTATGTGGCACTGGCCCAGGCCTCGACGCTTTACTACTTCGCGTTCTTCCTCGTCATCATGCCGGTTCTCGGCCTGATCGAGACGCCGCGGCGGTTGCCGAACTCGATCACCGAAGCGGTGCTTGAGAAGAACAAGTCCGGCTCGGGTCACCCTGCGGGTGCTGCGGCATCGCCGGAAACCAAGGGCTGA
- a CDS encoding cytochrome c1 produces MKKILTGLAVFGLVVAGAFGAALAAEEGHNEAEPTHFPIHKPTQEKWSFAGPFGTYDKAQLQRGLKVYKEVCSACHSMELVAFRTLEDLGYSEAQVKAFAAEYEVQDGPNADGEMFTRKAIPSDHFPSPFPNHAAAAAANGGAAPPDFSLIAKARGVERGFPTFIFDIFTQYAEAGPDYIHALLTGFDEQPPAGMQIAEGTHYNPYFIAGKSLAMAKPISDDQVTYDDGAPQTVDQYSRDVSAFLMWAAEPHLEARKQTGFRVMAFLLLFGALVYLTKRKVWSGVAH; encoded by the coding sequence ATGAAAAAGATTCTCACTGGATTGGCTGTGTTCGGACTGGTCGTTGCCGGCGCTTTCGGTGCCGCCCTCGCCGCCGAGGAAGGCCACAACGAGGCTGAGCCGACCCATTTCCCGATCCACAAGCCTACGCAGGAAAAGTGGTCGTTCGCAGGTCCGTTCGGTACCTACGACAAGGCCCAGCTCCAGCGCGGCCTGAAGGTCTACAAGGAAGTCTGCTCGGCCTGTCATTCGATGGAGCTGGTCGCTTTCCGCACGCTGGAAGATCTCGGTTATTCCGAGGCCCAGGTGAAGGCTTTCGCTGCCGAATACGAAGTGCAGGATGGCCCCAACGCCGATGGCGAGATGTTCACGCGCAAGGCGATCCCCAGCGATCACTTCCCTTCGCCGTTCCCGAACCACGCTGCGGCTGCCGCTGCAAACGGTGGTGCTGCACCGCCGGACTTCTCGCTGATCGCCAAGGCGCGCGGCGTGGAGCGTGGGTTCCCGACCTTCATCTTCGACATCTTCACGCAGTATGCCGAAGCCGGCCCGGACTATATTCACGCGCTGCTGACGGGCTTCGACGAGCAGCCGCCTGCGGGAATGCAGATTGCCGAGGGCACGCACTACAATCCGTATTTCATTGCCGGCAAGTCGCTGGCCATGGCCAAGCCGATCTCGGATGACCAGGTCACCTATGACGATGGCGCGCCGCAGACGGTCGACCAGTATTCCCGCGACGTTTCCGCGTTCCTGATGTGGGCCGCCGAGCCGCATCTGGAAGCGCGCAAGCAGACCGGCTTCCGCGTCATGGCCTTCCTGCTGCTGTTCGGAGCGCTGGTCTACCTGACCAAGCGCAAGGTCTGGTCGGGCGTCGCCCACTAA
- the ychF gene encoding redox-regulated ATPase YchF, producing the protein MGFKCGIVGLPNVGKSTLFNALTRTAAAQAANYPFCTIEPNTGEVAVPDPRLKKIADAAKSKEIIPTRISFVDIAGLVRGASKGEGLGNQFLANIREVDAIVHVLRCFEDDDITHVEGRIDPVADAETVETELMLADLESLERRIVQFRKRAGSKDKEALTILPMMEQALALLQEGKPARMLLKGIAAEDLAILQGLNLLTSHPVLYVCNVSEAEAATGNEHTQAVEKMAAAQGAGTVVISAAIEAEVAQLPDEEAQEFLADLGLEEPGLDKLIRAGYDLLHLITYFTAGPKETRAWTIQKGTKAPQAAGVIHTDFERGFIRAQTIAYNDFVTLGGEVPAKEAGKARDEGKEYVVQDGDVLMFKFNT; encoded by the coding sequence ATGGGTTTCAAATGCGGCATCGTCGGCCTGCCCAACGTAGGCAAATCGACGCTTTTCAACGCGCTCACGCGCACGGCTGCAGCACAGGCCGCCAACTACCCCTTCTGCACCATCGAGCCTAACACCGGCGAAGTGGCGGTGCCCGATCCGCGCCTGAAGAAGATCGCCGACGCAGCGAAGTCGAAGGAGATCATCCCGACCCGCATCTCCTTCGTCGACATCGCCGGCCTCGTGCGCGGCGCCTCGAAGGGCGAAGGCCTGGGCAACCAGTTCCTCGCCAACATCCGCGAGGTCGACGCCATCGTGCATGTGCTGCGCTGCTTCGAGGATGACGACATCACCCATGTCGAGGGCCGCATCGACCCGGTCGCCGACGCCGAGACCGTCGAAACCGAGCTTATGCTCGCCGACCTCGAAAGCCTCGAGCGCCGCATCGTCCAGTTCCGCAAGCGCGCCGGCAGCAAGGACAAGGAAGCGCTGACCATCCTGCCGATGATGGAACAGGCGCTTGCCTTGCTGCAGGAAGGCAAGCCCGCGCGCATGCTGCTCAAGGGCATCGCTGCGGAAGACCTCGCCATCCTGCAGGGTCTCAACCTCCTGACCTCGCACCCTGTCCTCTATGTCTGCAACGTCTCGGAAGCCGAGGCTGCGACCGGCAACGAGCACACGCAGGCCGTGGAGAAGATGGCAGCCGCGCAAGGTGCCGGCACCGTCGTCATCTCGGCAGCGATCGAGGCCGAAGTCGCCCAGCTTCCCGACGAAGAAGCTCAGGAGTTTCTGGCTGATCTCGGTCTTGAGGAACCCGGCCTGGATAAGCTTATCCGCGCCGGCTACGACCTCCTGCACCTGATCACCTATTTCACCGCCGGCCCCAAGGAAACGCGCGCCTGGACCATCCAGAAGGGCACCAAGGCGCCGCAGGCCGCCGGCGTCATCCACACGGATTTCGAACGCGGCTTCATCCGCGCCCAGACCATCGCCTACAATGATTTCGTCACGCTCGGCGGCGAAGTGCCGGCCAAGGAAGCCGGCAAGGCCCGCGACGAAGGCAAGGAATATGTCGTGCAGGACGGCGACGTTCTGATGTTCAAGTTCAACACCTGA